One part of the Bdellovibrio sp. KM01 genome encodes these proteins:
- a CDS encoding DUF2785 domain-containing protein, producing the protein MLRKTPKLILPIILGLSGLQAHAMDADPYMTEEHLLNKAVQVHVTTRGMKYFDSELAKILGNLGVNIDEGYFPALSYTFEKPINPDDFAKDNPEEVKMYKQVRELLTKWLVGFSLNDHRPTIEIGESGYIAKFSRFSLVTDQKLMEKLGKREGAILAIELEIKHLTLGTNSVKVWDINNEFLGKVGAEEVSLSAGDAKNPLKVRLPFYLRMNAYGALEFEALDVENNLDSIPVSLQYKKLLVPQFAIEINGKKFLLNNKEIDKLFTEQAPAILESVRKNLGDFARNQLPAMLNEKAKEFLKGNLDQVQNMVPPGKEPNDTRPDFKWGLRLQNIGLKESLNIELGAYAEDPVNPRSLPRPEDKSRGAVTWGLIPQAKYDIGLSLDRGLINRILQLSFERRNFEKIAMSDGSTLRMMASPLIDYVKAPVAMPIKDSETWVKLRVAVENKPDSIFLKEKIVVEFDIIAKLRQMADKTGMQLVLYSIDPDSMAMDDKYFSIAGKLLKGKVRDGIKDKLREQCAGWKSKEEAIPGAFPLPPEILGIKLDINRVLMDPKGHLVMYLNYANAGAK; encoded by the coding sequence GTGCTTCGAAAGACTCCTAAATTAATTCTGCCCATAATCCTTGGGCTTTCCGGTCTCCAGGCTCATGCCATGGATGCGGATCCTTACATGACCGAAGAGCATTTGCTGAACAAAGCGGTGCAAGTTCATGTCACCACACGTGGGATGAAATACTTTGATTCGGAACTCGCAAAAATCCTGGGCAACCTGGGCGTGAACATTGACGAAGGGTACTTCCCTGCCTTGTCGTACACTTTCGAAAAACCAATCAATCCGGATGACTTTGCTAAAGACAATCCTGAAGAAGTGAAAATGTATAAACAGGTGCGCGAGCTTTTGACGAAATGGCTTGTGGGCTTTTCACTCAACGATCACCGCCCGACGATCGAAATCGGCGAATCAGGATACATTGCTAAATTCTCGCGTTTCTCTTTGGTGACGGACCAAAAGTTAATGGAAAAACTGGGTAAGCGCGAAGGCGCGATCCTGGCGATTGAACTTGAAATCAAACATCTGACACTGGGAACGAACTCCGTCAAAGTTTGGGATATTAACAACGAATTCCTGGGTAAAGTGGGCGCTGAAGAAGTGAGCCTTTCCGCAGGTGATGCTAAAAACCCACTTAAAGTGCGTTTGCCCTTTTACCTCCGCATGAATGCATACGGCGCGTTGGAGTTTGAAGCTCTGGATGTTGAAAACAATTTGGACTCTATCCCCGTTAGCCTTCAATACAAAAAACTTTTGGTTCCGCAGTTTGCTATTGAGATCAACGGCAAAAAGTTTTTGTTAAATAATAAAGAAATCGACAAGCTTTTCACCGAGCAAGCTCCCGCAATTCTAGAGTCTGTACGTAAGAATTTGGGCGACTTTGCGCGCAACCAGTTGCCCGCAATGCTGAATGAAAAGGCCAAAGAGTTCCTAAAAGGTAATTTGGACCAGGTTCAAAACATGGTGCCCCCGGGTAAAGAACCGAATGACACTCGCCCTGATTTCAAATGGGGTTTGCGCCTACAAAACATTGGCTTGAAAGAGTCTTTGAATATTGAATTGGGCGCTTACGCCGAAGACCCGGTGAATCCCCGCAGCTTGCCTCGCCCTGAGGACAAATCTCGTGGTGCCGTGACTTGGGGACTGATCCCACAAGCAAAGTATGACATCGGTTTGAGCCTGGATCGTGGCCTGATCAACCGTATTTTGCAGTTATCCTTTGAACGCCGTAATTTCGAAAAGATCGCCATGTCAGATGGTTCCACTTTGAGAATGATGGCGTCTCCTTTGATTGACTATGTAAAAGCACCAGTTGCGATGCCAATTAAGGACAGCGAGACCTGGGTTAAATTGCGTGTCGCGGTGGAAAACAAGCCAGACTCCATTTTCCTTAAAGAGAAGATCGTTGTTGAGTTCGATATTATTGCAAAATTGCGCCAAATGGCGGATAAGACCGGCATGCAGCTTGTGCTGTATTCCATCGATCCAGACAGTATGGCGATGGACGATAAGTACTTCTCAATTGCTGGCAAGCTTTTGAAAGGAAAAGTTCGCGACGGTATCAAAGATAAACTTCGCGAACAGTGCGCAGGATGGAAATCAAAAGAGGAAGCAATTCCTGGAGCTTTCCCACTGCCACCGGAAATTTTGGGAATTAAATTAGATATCAATCGCGTACTCATGGACCCTAAAGGTCATTTAGTAATGTATCTGAATTACGCGAATGCAGGAGCGAAGTAA
- a CDS encoding transposase, with translation MKRAKQQAFSGLNTHWKHRHCHGGVLRKSSKGRGARPLSSKDPLHVVFKVNKTVVKNGLRQPRNFSLMGSLLKKYSRKFGVKIEQFTVQTDHVHLLVRGKRILLQSFFRVVAGQFAQVLTDTFSRKHEGAKVWKYRPFSRVVKGYKAYRIVRDYVQLNEMEALGRPYSKTRLRGLSLEQLQELWS, from the coding sequence ATGAAGCGAGCAAAACAACAGGCGTTTTCCGGGCTAAACACTCACTGGAAACATCGTCATTGTCATGGGGGTGTTTTACGAAAGTCTTCGAAAGGGCGGGGCGCGCGACCCCTTTCAAGTAAAGATCCATTGCACGTCGTTTTCAAAGTTAATAAGACGGTGGTTAAAAATGGACTTCGTCAACCCCGAAATTTTTCCCTTATGGGTTCGTTATTAAAAAAATATTCGCGGAAGTTCGGTGTGAAAATCGAACAGTTTACTGTTCAAACCGATCATGTGCATTTGCTGGTGCGAGGGAAAAGGATTCTGTTGCAAAGTTTCTTTCGAGTGGTGGCGGGGCAGTTTGCGCAGGTGTTGACCGATACCTTCAGCCGGAAACATGAAGGTGCTAAGGTGTGGAAGTATCGTCCATTTTCGCGTGTCGTAAAAGGGTATAAGGCTTATCGAATCGTTCGGGATTACGTTCAGTTGAATGAGATGGAAGCCTTGGGTCGTCCTTATTCGAAAACTCGTTTGCGAGGGCTCAGTTTAGAGCAACTGCAGGAACTTTGGAGTTGA
- a CDS encoding ABC transporter ATP-binding protein, with protein sequence MRSLFSEVVFTRLHARFIILGCSLLAALFGILGPFFQKEFIDQLTHTPSKLHLFQVSSPLWFILGAFLCVLSSQAFSQLTNYLSSKEALFMQRVFAERLYSKTLNLRVDTMSHRPVGEIVSLYATDVQGATVFLDQTLPAGASTLFPLILSPFAISILFDIPLWPTIWVMIGITCVNSFMAFRQSRFFFRFKQLAAERIGLVNEWIQNIRTIRILGWIRHFEDGIFSKREVETRNRVMMVTNGQIMNAISSSVTFILNVVTLGSLVLYTKQTLTSGELLALLWIVAIFLTRPFRQMPWFFTFAFDSWTSLKRLEEFFSTKNNQTDGTDVETAEQAALDEKYALQVRGLNLRIGSRHILKNMTFDIKEGEFVAVVGEVGSGKSMLLLSLLRETGARFQSYRIGAMDALKEKNNSVRSNFAYVPQEGFIMSATLRENVAFLYDIDPERDSLVEESLKLAQFELNTERVEKGLSTEIGERGVNLSGGQRQRVSLARVHYHDAPILLLDDCLSAVDVDTEQKLFDTLLMGAWENRTRILVTHRLSALNRVDRILFLEEGRIIDQGTFEELLAHNEKFREYTTSVAKEAAGPKEGEVTRG encoded by the coding sequence ATGAGATCTTTGTTTTCGGAAGTAGTCTTCACCCGCCTTCATGCCCGTTTTATTATTCTGGGCTGTTCCTTATTGGCGGCACTGTTTGGTATCTTGGGACCGTTCTTCCAAAAAGAATTCATCGATCAACTGACGCACACGCCATCAAAGCTTCATCTGTTTCAAGTGAGCTCCCCTTTATGGTTTATCCTGGGAGCTTTCTTGTGCGTGCTTTCCTCCCAAGCTTTCAGTCAACTGACGAATTACTTAAGCTCTAAAGAAGCTTTGTTCATGCAAAGAGTCTTTGCGGAACGTCTGTATTCCAAAACTTTAAATCTGCGAGTCGATACGATGAGCCACCGCCCCGTGGGTGAGATCGTATCCCTGTATGCAACAGACGTTCAAGGTGCGACGGTGTTTTTGGATCAAACGTTGCCGGCGGGGGCATCCACACTGTTTCCGCTGATACTGTCACCCTTTGCGATTTCAATTCTGTTTGATATTCCCCTATGGCCGACGATCTGGGTGATGATTGGGATCACTTGCGTGAATTCCTTTATGGCATTTCGTCAGTCCCGATTTTTTTTCCGCTTTAAGCAATTAGCCGCGGAACGTATTGGTTTGGTAAATGAATGGATTCAAAATATTCGCACGATTCGCATCTTGGGATGGATTCGCCATTTCGAAGACGGCATATTTTCCAAACGTGAAGTGGAAACCCGCAATCGCGTGATGATGGTGACGAATGGTCAGATCATGAATGCCATATCGTCTTCAGTGACTTTCATTTTGAATGTTGTGACGTTGGGTTCATTGGTCCTTTATACCAAACAGACTTTAACCAGCGGCGAGCTTTTGGCGCTGTTGTGGATTGTTGCCATCTTTTTGACTCGTCCGTTCCGTCAGATGCCGTGGTTCTTTACTTTCGCATTTGACTCTTGGACCTCTTTAAAACGCCTGGAGGAATTCTTTTCCACAAAAAATAATCAGACAGATGGTACAGACGTCGAAACCGCAGAACAAGCGGCTCTCGATGAAAAGTACGCTTTGCAGGTTCGTGGTCTGAATCTACGTATTGGCAGCCGCCATATTCTTAAAAATATGACTTTTGATATCAAAGAGGGCGAATTCGTTGCCGTCGTGGGTGAAGTCGGCTCTGGCAAGTCGATGTTACTTTTGTCTTTGCTACGTGAAACCGGAGCCCGCTTCCAAAGCTACCGCATTGGAGCGATGGATGCCCTTAAAGAGAAAAACAATTCCGTGCGCAGTAACTTTGCTTACGTTCCGCAAGAGGGCTTTATCATGAGCGCCACTTTGCGTGAAAACGTGGCCTTCCTTTACGATATCGATCCCGAGCGTGACTCCTTGGTCGAAGAGTCTTTGAAGCTTGCTCAGTTTGAACTGAACACCGAGCGCGTGGAAAAGGGACTTAGCACCGAAATCGGTGAACGTGGTGTGAACCTGTCTGGTGGTCAACGCCAACGCGTAAGTTTAGCGCGCGTTCACTATCACGATGCGCCGATTTTACTTTTGGATGACTGCTTAAGTGCTGTCGATGTCGACACAGAACAAAAGCTATTCGATACACTTTTGATGGGCGCGTGGGAAAATCGCACGCGCATCCTGGTCACTCACCGCCTGTCCGCTTTGAACCGTGTGGATCGTATCTTGTTCTTGGAAGAGGGTCGAATTATTGACCAAGGTACTTTCGAGGAGCTTTTAGCTCATAATGAAAAGTTCAGAGAGTACACAACATCGGTTGCTAAAGAAGCTGCCGGCCCAAAAGAGGGTGAGGTGACCCGTGGCTAA
- a CDS encoding 2OG-Fe(II) oxygenase, which translates to MEQKQINLSALRQSFEKLAENNWALSAEIFAPDFCAKLAQECQKLYSEGELKKASIGPIGNKLTAAEIRGDFTLWLDEGNSPLQQEFLQCLDVIREELNQFFFMGLKRVESHFAFYPPEAGYDKHIDNPRGASHRKITFVLYLNENWQKDHGGELSLYDPEKPDDLLARVEPHLGQLIFFRSDLFPHQVEKSFNPRLSLTGWFRDDAL; encoded by the coding sequence TTGGAACAGAAGCAAATCAATCTCTCAGCATTAAGACAATCCTTCGAGAAATTGGCGGAAAATAACTGGGCTCTCTCGGCAGAGATCTTTGCTCCAGATTTTTGTGCAAAACTCGCCCAAGAGTGTCAAAAGCTTTACTCTGAAGGTGAACTCAAAAAAGCCTCCATTGGTCCCATTGGGAACAAGCTGACAGCTGCTGAAATTCGCGGCGATTTTACCCTGTGGTTGGATGAGGGGAACTCCCCACTCCAACAAGAATTCCTGCAATGCCTTGATGTGATCCGTGAGGAATTGAATCAGTTTTTCTTTATGGGTTTAAAGCGTGTGGAAAGTCATTTTGCTTTTTACCCACCCGAAGCGGGTTACGATAAACATATCGACAATCCGCGGGGGGCAAGTCACCGCAAAATCACTTTCGTGCTGTATCTCAATGAGAACTGGCAAAAAGACCACGGCGGTGAATTGAGCCTATATGATCCTGAGAAGCCTGATGATTTATTGGCTCGCGTAGAGCCCCATTTGGGTCAATTGATATTTTTTCGAAGCGACCTTTTCCCCCACCAAGTGGAAAAGAGCTTCAATCCCCGCCTGAGTCTAACTGGGTGGTTTAGGGACGATGCATTATGA
- a CDS encoding ABC transporter ATP-binding protein produces MAKSNQRTQVIKPKYLSDGEVRKEGGYNKTIYETLLFAYKPFLVRITACIALGILGRGLLLANTNVIGYWVDSLVGKHSPLDTFSSVQIITLLFVMALCGFFMTLVFRVGFSRLSAKAISSFYDEVTLRTSRLPMGFFDSTPAGRIITRFSSDYGNVFRLFGGPLAEFLSIIFDLIMMTILITVANPVFLVLVAFIGVLNFFVYKLNQERLRKARRELSASRSPSIAHFAETTQGASTIRSFRRQESFSERFESLDRYFLSQKLFTTKQLISFSFQMNSMTAVLLLITGVSSYFMIEKGWASVGSVGVAFTFISLSGNTVQMFFEWLTQFEEAMIGVERLDQYMRMDIEKGNRLPSTAKFATGHPVYAPETEKYLAHRRLTDDRSASVEVKNLSFRYREDLPWVLKNLNFEVKAGERLGIVGRTGSGKSSLIQALFHLYPIDQGQITINHHAPKIKDTDQGMDLNLYRQSMAFISQEPILFQGTLRFNLDIEGNHKDDALFEVLQKVGLLEWVQGQVQGLEMRIEERGKSLSLGERQLLCMARCLLQQSPIVIMDEATSSVDPQSEEILVRATEEFFADRTQIIIAHRLSTLAKCDRILWLQNGEIVEMGPTEEILPRFKKTELV; encoded by the coding sequence GTGGCTAAAAGCAACCAGCGGACTCAAGTGATCAAACCAAAATATCTGTCCGATGGCGAAGTTCGCAAAGAAGGTGGTTATAACAAAACCATTTATGAAACTTTGCTTTTTGCCTACAAGCCCTTTCTGGTTCGCATCACAGCATGTATCGCCTTGGGTATCCTGGGTCGCGGTTTGTTACTGGCAAACACCAATGTCATTGGATATTGGGTGGATAGCCTGGTTGGCAAACACTCCCCGCTGGATACTTTTTCTTCAGTGCAAATCATCACCCTGCTTTTTGTGATGGCCCTCTGTGGCTTTTTTATGACTTTAGTCTTCCGCGTGGGATTTTCTCGTCTGTCAGCAAAAGCTATTTCAAGCTTTTACGATGAAGTCACTTTACGCACTTCGCGTTTGCCGATGGGATTTTTTGATAGTACTCCTGCCGGCCGAATCATCACACGCTTTTCCAGTGACTATGGCAACGTGTTTCGCCTGTTCGGCGGCCCCCTGGCGGAGTTCCTAAGCATCATCTTTGATTTGATCATGATGACCATCCTGATCACTGTCGCAAACCCGGTGTTTCTGGTTCTGGTGGCCTTTATCGGTGTTTTGAATTTCTTTGTTTATAAACTAAATCAGGAAAGACTGCGCAAAGCCCGCCGTGAACTTTCGGCGAGCCGCTCCCCTAGCATTGCACACTTTGCAGAGACAACTCAAGGAGCCAGCACCATTCGCTCCTTCCGTCGTCAAGAGTCCTTTAGCGAAAGGTTTGAAAGCTTAGATCGCTATTTCCTAAGCCAAAAACTTTTCACGACCAAACAACTGATCAGCTTCTCGTTCCAAATGAACAGCATGACAGCCGTTTTGCTTTTGATCACCGGTGTTTCCTCCTATTTCATGATTGAAAAGGGCTGGGCAAGTGTCGGTTCCGTCGGGGTCGCTTTCACCTTTATATCTTTGTCAGGGAATACTGTGCAGATGTTCTTTGAGTGGTTGACTCAATTCGAAGAGGCCATGATTGGTGTGGAGCGCTTGGATCAATACATGCGCATGGACATTGAAAAAGGCAATCGCCTGCCATCGACTGCGAAATTTGCGACGGGTCACCCCGTTTATGCTCCAGAAACTGAAAAGTACCTTGCGCACCGTCGCCTGACGGATGATCGCAGCGCTTCGGTGGAAGTTAAAAACCTTTCCTTCCGGTACCGCGAGGATCTCCCTTGGGTTCTAAAAAATTTGAATTTTGAGGTGAAGGCCGGAGAGCGTTTAGGAATCGTTGGCCGCACAGGCTCTGGGAAATCCAGTTTGATCCAAGCTCTTTTCCATTTGTACCCGATTGATCAGGGCCAAATTACCATCAACCACCATGCTCCAAAAATCAAAGACACGGATCAGGGAATGGATTTGAATTTGTACCGCCAATCCATGGCTTTTATTTCCCAGGAACCGATTTTGTTCCAAGGAACGTTGCGCTTTAACCTAGATATCGAAGGCAATCACAAGGATGATGCCCTGTTTGAAGTCCTACAAAAAGTGGGTTTACTGGAATGGGTCCAGGGTCAGGTCCAGGGTCTTGAGATGAGAATTGAAGAGCGCGGCAAAAGCCTATCCTTGGGTGAACGCCAGCTTTTATGTATGGCTCGCTGCCTTTTACAGCAATCCCCGATTGTGATTATGGATGAGGCAACCAGCTCTGTGGATCCGCAATCTGAAGAGATCCTGGTCCGTGCGACTGAAGAGTTTTTTGCTGACCGTACACAGATCATCATCGCTCACCGTTTATCGACCCTGGCAAAGTGCGATCGGATTTTATGGTTACAGAATGGTGAAATTGTCGAGATGGGACCGACGGAGGAGATTTTGCCTCGGTTTAAAAAAACGGAATTGGTATAA
- a CDS encoding FAD-dependent oxidoreductase — protein MAKSSLSRREFLKISALSSTSLALGGCAGLDRLFTGDKRNLDGEVVILGAGAAGLAAAHTLKKNKIPFRLFEASSRIGGRVQTVSVFSGEEPVAELGAEFFEESHRTVFALAKEFSLNPVELKARKGFEAHYFRFNGKNYRVQDLAPKFKTLAAPLRRVRSDLFRDQEAILTYRNSLVYDRSTYYDTLSLADLLNSWKGEVDPLVLELIESQAVSRFGVDASEQSSLHFLSTIDSEGSSLLAGRNTYRMEGGLTNLMQTLASRVAGVIPDYSLKMNHALVEISEKEGLFTLNFQTPHGREQYKTRNIICTLPFSKLREVSNIDSLRFSDAKKEALTNLTYATHSKGVLGFNTAFWNKKNGLAANLGNFTGDFLSQKFWDSSREQKGTKALMTYSRAGKSGAGAGAGAEQEAVFDLELFYKELPQSPTSHQMVNWQQRPWAGGSMAVYKKGQYMKFRGAAGEPEYSGRFQFAGEHTSLKFPGTLNGALETGIQAANSISI, from the coding sequence ATGGCAAAAAGTTCTTTAAGTCGTCGCGAGTTTTTAAAAATTTCTGCACTGAGTTCAACCTCTCTTGCTTTGGGGGGCTGCGCAGGTCTCGATCGACTTTTTACGGGTGACAAACGAAATCTTGACGGAGAAGTCGTCATTCTTGGAGCGGGTGCTGCTGGTTTAGCAGCGGCTCACACTCTGAAAAAGAATAAAATTCCCTTTCGCCTATTCGAAGCGTCCTCGCGTATCGGTGGACGTGTGCAAACAGTCTCTGTTTTTTCAGGCGAAGAACCAGTGGCCGAGCTAGGGGCCGAGTTTTTCGAAGAATCTCATCGTACGGTTTTCGCGCTTGCTAAAGAATTCAGTCTGAATCCTGTTGAATTAAAAGCCCGCAAAGGCTTTGAGGCTCACTATTTTCGCTTTAATGGGAAAAACTATCGCGTGCAAGACCTCGCACCTAAGTTTAAAACTTTAGCGGCACCTCTGCGCCGCGTGCGCTCGGATCTCTTCAGAGATCAGGAAGCGATTCTCACATATCGCAATTCTTTGGTATATGACCGCTCCACGTATTACGACACTCTTTCCTTGGCAGATTTGTTGAATTCCTGGAAGGGCGAAGTCGATCCTTTGGTTTTGGAATTGATCGAAAGCCAGGCGGTTTCGCGTTTTGGGGTGGATGCCTCTGAACAATCATCGCTGCATTTTCTAAGCACTATTGATTCTGAGGGCAGCAGCCTGCTTGCCGGCAGAAACACGTACCGCATGGAAGGCGGGTTGACGAACTTGATGCAAACCTTGGCATCAAGAGTTGCGGGTGTAATTCCCGACTACAGTTTAAAGATGAATCACGCTTTGGTGGAAATTTCCGAAAAAGAAGGTCTCTTTACATTGAATTTCCAAACTCCCCATGGGCGTGAGCAGTACAAGACTCGTAACATCATCTGCACTTTGCCGTTTTCAAAACTGCGCGAAGTCAGCAACATTGATTCTTTGCGTTTTTCTGATGCGAAAAAGGAAGCTCTGACAAATTTGACATACGCGACTCACAGCAAAGGTGTGTTGGGCTTTAATACTGCATTCTGGAATAAGAAAAATGGTCTGGCCGCGAATCTTGGAAACTTCACGGGTGATTTCTTGTCGCAAAAATTCTGGGACAGCAGTCGCGAACAAAAAGGTACGAAGGCTTTAATGACTTATTCGCGCGCCGGTAAATCCGGAGCGGGTGCGGGAGCCGGTGCAGAGCAAGAAGCCGTGTTTGATCTGGAATTGTTCTATAAAGAATTGCCGCAATCTCCAACGTCCCATCAGATGGTGAATTGGCAACAGCGTCCTTGGGCTGGTGGCTCCATGGCGGTTTATAAAAAAGGTCAGTACATGAAATTCAGGGGAGCTGCCGGGGAGCCCGAATACAGTGGGCGTTTCCAATTTGCAGGAGAGCATACAAGCTTGAAATTCCCGGGCACCTTGAACGGTGCCCTTGAGACGGGAATTCAAGCGGCCAATTCAATCTCTATTTAA